One window from the genome of Acidobacteriota bacterium encodes:
- a CDS encoding outer membrane protein assembly factor, translating into MTEQAEAAAQALGEKRFFVMPVPISNPTIGSGLGAATMYLFQGGENAPPSSVTFGALWANSKSWAGGGGVNVHFKNDTYRLLGWLGYFDVNLKFFGIGHGSGDQGRSIDIAQKGPYLGPRFLRRIGDGLYLGLQYRLMTVTTTFPDLPEWIPGDILRDGIKITSSGLGPVLEYDSRDNQFNPFSGSYLEVTSNFAREALGSDRDYEQYDARFNLYTVLGNDAILAWRATACSTGGDVPFYDLCVVGGGGDEIRGYVGGQYRDGVSLSTQLEYRWRFHGKWGMVAFAGVGQIAPGFGDLRTDNLLPSYGVGARFMVSEEQRINLGVDYARGRGSSAWYFRISEAF; encoded by the coding sequence ATGACCGAGCAGGCCGAAGCCGCCGCTCAAGCCCTTGGTGAGAAGCGTTTCTTCGTCATGCCGGTGCCGATCTCCAACCCGACCATCGGCAGTGGGCTGGGTGCCGCCACCATGTACCTCTTTCAGGGCGGGGAGAATGCACCCCCGTCAAGCGTGACGTTCGGGGCACTGTGGGCGAACAGCAAAAGCTGGGCCGGGGGCGGCGGGGTCAACGTGCACTTCAAGAACGACACGTACCGGCTGTTGGGCTGGCTGGGTTACTTCGACGTCAATCTGAAATTCTTCGGTATCGGACACGGATCGGGCGACCAGGGGCGCTCGATCGATATCGCGCAGAAGGGTCCATATCTGGGTCCCCGGTTTTTGCGACGGATCGGCGACGGCCTTTACCTCGGCCTGCAGTACCGCCTGATGACGGTCACCACGACATTTCCGGATCTCCCGGAGTGGATACCGGGCGACATTCTGAGAGACGGGATCAAGATCACCAGCTCGGGCCTCGGACCGGTGCTCGAATACGACTCCCGGGACAACCAGTTCAACCCCTTCAGTGGTTCGTATCTGGAGGTGACGTCGAATTTCGCCAGAGAAGCGCTCGGCAGTGACCGTGACTACGAACAGTACGACGCGCGTTTCAACCTGTACACCGTGCTGGGAAACGACGCCATTCTCGCCTGGAGAGCGACCGCATGCTCCACTGGTGGGGACGTTCCGTTCTATGACCTCTGCGTCGTCGGCGGTGGGGGCGACGAGATCCGCGGCTATGTCGGAGGGCAGTACCGCGACGGAGTCAGCCTGTCGACGCAACTCGAGTATCGCTGGAGATTCCACGGTAAGTGGGGCATGGTGGCCTTCGCGGGCGTGGGTCAGATCGCGCCGGGCTTCGGTGATTTGCGCACCGACAACCTGCTGCCCAGTTACGGAGTCGGGGCCAGGTTCATGGTCTCAGAGGAGCAGCGGATCAACCTCGGCGTGGATTACGCGCGAGGCAGAGGTTCATCCGCGTGGTACTTCCGAATTTCGGAGGCGTTCTAG
- a CDS encoding sulfatase-like hydrolase/transferase, whose amino-acid sequence MRRTLRWLIVGFGFLGTGCSAFDTNPYAPPPPNIIVIMADDHAQRAISAYGSPLIQTPNIDRLADEGILFSSSFVTNSICAPSRAVLLTGQYSHRNGLRDNRDQFDGSQMTFPKLLQQAGYETAVVGKWHLKDEPTGFDHWKILIGQGHYYSPVFLENGEQVEYPGYVTDVVTDLALDFLETRDHDKPFLLLYQHSAPHRNWMPSPQHVDLFADQDLPLPPTFEDDYRGRPAAESADMRIDDLYLSFDLKLQADAYGRETGTGGNAEFDAEASWQASYERMSEEEKAAWDEHYGPINADFKSNSPNGTQLTIWKYQRFLKDYLRCVASIDDNLGRLLGWLDRHGLADDTIVIYTSDQGFFLGEHGWYDKRFMYEPSMKTPLIIRYPAGIEPGRVSDALVVNLDTAPTLLDFAGVAVPPVMQGKSLRPLTLGRTPADWRQSVYYHYYEYPHGWHDVRPHYGIRTDRYKLIHFYGELDAWELYDLEKDPNEIENLFGREGYGTVTGELTGRLRALQREYGDEMDHTK is encoded by the coding sequence GTGAGACGAACTCTGAGGTGGCTGATCGTCGGTTTTGGATTTCTCGGCACCGGATGCAGTGCATTCGACACGAATCCTTATGCTCCACCTCCGCCCAACATCATTGTCATCATGGCCGACGACCACGCGCAACGGGCCATCAGCGCTTACGGCAGTCCGCTGATCCAAACACCCAACATCGATCGACTGGCCGACGAGGGGATCCTTTTCTCCTCGAGCTTCGTCACCAACTCGATCTGCGCCCCCTCGCGTGCCGTCCTCCTGACCGGCCAGTACAGCCACCGCAACGGCCTGCGTGACAATCGAGACCAGTTCGACGGCTCGCAGATGACCTTTCCCAAACTTCTCCAGCAGGCAGGCTATGAGACCGCAGTAGTTGGCAAGTGGCATCTCAAGGACGAGCCAACCGGCTTCGATCATTGGAAGATTTTGATCGGCCAGGGGCATTACTACAGCCCGGTGTTCCTCGAAAACGGGGAGCAGGTCGAGTATCCCGGATATGTCACCGATGTGGTCACCGACCTCGCGCTCGACTTCCTCGAAACCCGGGACCATGACAAGCCGTTCCTGCTGCTCTATCAACACTCGGCGCCGCACCGCAACTGGATGCCCAGCCCTCAGCACGTCGACCTCTTCGCCGATCAGGATCTGCCGCTGCCGCCGACCTTCGAAGACGACTATCGAGGGCGCCCCGCGGCAGAAAGCGCCGACATGAGGATAGATGACCTGTACCTCTCGTTCGACCTCAAGCTGCAGGCCGATGCCTACGGACGGGAAACCGGAACCGGTGGCAATGCGGAGTTCGACGCCGAAGCCTCCTGGCAAGCGTCGTACGAGCGCATGTCGGAGGAGGAGAAGGCCGCCTGGGACGAGCACTATGGTCCGATCAATGCCGACTTCAAGAGCAACTCACCGAACGGAACCCAATTGACCATCTGGAAGTACCAGCGTTTCCTCAAGGACTACCTCCGCTGCGTGGCCTCGATCGATGACAACCTCGGAAGGCTGCTGGGGTGGCTCGACCGGCACGGCCTCGCCGACGACACTATCGTGATCTACACCTCGGACCAGGGTTTCTTCCTCGGTGAGCACGGTTGGTATGACAAGCGTTTCATGTACGAACCGTCGATGAAGACACCACTGATCATTCGGTATCCCGCTGGGATCGAGCCGGGCCGCGTCTCGGATGCCCTGGTGGTCAATCTTGACACCGCCCCCACCCTGCTCGATTTCGCCGGGGTCGCGGTGCCGCCCGTGATGCAGGGAAAATCGCTCCGGCCACTCACCCTGGGGCGTACGCCTGCCGACTGGCGACAAAGCGTCTACTACCACTACTACGAATACCCGCACGGGTGGCACGATGTCCGGCCGCACTACGGGATCCGCACCGACCGATACAAGCTCATCCACTTCTACGGCGAGCTCGATGCCTGGGAGCTCTACGACCTCGAGAAGGATCCGAACGAAATCGAAAACCTCTTCGGCAGGGAGGGATACGGGACGGTCACCGGGGAATTGACTGGACGGCTCAG
- a CDS encoding acetoacetate decarboxylase family protein gives MLYALPQEKITKLRNLSFRPEFTGAEMLFAVFRSDPTVIAQILPKPLKPAKEPLAAAFVARYPNTNFGCVYNEGALLIQTRFRSEAGFYCLAMPVDDDMAMVGGREQYGFPKKMAEEITLEQMDGRRVGRVVRKGVKLMRIESAPSETAGDRELDFLGPVGRDPDGRTRREATSFLIKYFPSPHRKGFDYLPRIVRQVTAFRPRADLLTGPCKVVLNSSPYDPFGVVKVEEVLTCVYGTWDNSMLPGRVVGRIWNPWRFLPHALFKTDAVPFLLGEV, from the coding sequence ATGCTCTACGCACTGCCGCAGGAAAAGATCACCAAGCTACGCAATCTTTCGTTTCGGCCGGAATTCACCGGCGCAGAGATGCTCTTTGCCGTCTTTCGTAGCGACCCCACGGTGATAGCGCAAATACTGCCGAAGCCACTCAAGCCGGCAAAGGAGCCGTTGGCTGCGGCTTTCGTAGCGAGGTATCCCAACACCAACTTTGGATGCGTCTATAACGAAGGTGCACTTCTCATCCAGACACGCTTCCGTAGTGAAGCCGGATTCTACTGCCTGGCGATGCCCGTGGACGATGATATGGCCATGGTGGGAGGCCGAGAGCAGTACGGTTTCCCCAAGAAGATGGCCGAAGAGATCACGTTGGAGCAAATGGACGGCCGTCGGGTTGGGCGAGTCGTCCGCAAGGGCGTGAAGCTTATGCGCATCGAGAGCGCGCCCAGCGAGACCGCTGGTGACCGCGAGCTCGACTTCCTTGGTCCGGTGGGTCGAGATCCAGATGGCCGAACCCGACGCGAGGCCACTTCGTTTTTGATCAAGTACTTTCCGAGTCCTCATCGCAAGGGCTTCGACTACCTGCCGCGGATTGTGCGTCAGGTCACCGCATTTCGACCGCGAGCAGATCTCCTCACGGGCCCGTGTAAAGTGGTCCTCAACTCTTCCCCATACGACCCGTTCGGTGTTGTGAAGGTCGAGGAGGTGCTCACGTGCGTTTACGGAACGTGGGACAACAGCATGCTTCCTGGTCGGGTCGTCGGTCGCATCTGGAACCCATGGCGGTTCTTGCCACACGCCCTATTCAAAACCGACGCCGTGCCCTTTTTGCTCGGCGAAGTTTAA
- a CDS encoding C69 family dipeptidase: MKTRFLVVITATILVLPGLLQSALACTNILVSKGASADGSVMISYSADSGGSLAHLIYLPAAEHEEGEWAEVKTWERESDPARVRQVARTYAVFNLMNEHQLTIGETTNGGRKELRNKDGGLHYSELITLALQRCRTAREAVLTIAALAEEYGYRDSGETFSIADPKEVWMMDIVGKGPGVTGVIWVAARVPDGYISAHANMSRISTFPMDDPDNWLYAPDVVEFAIEKGYYDPDSGEPFSYREAYHPLDPIGMRVCMARVWSVYRRAAPSQDFGDDYHRGVEGSEDYPLFIKPDKKLAVRDVMALMRDHFEGTPYDMTQGLDAGPFACPYRWRGLTWEVDDVKYVWERPISSQQAGFVMVTQSRDWLPDPIGGVYWYTPDDCFTTPFTPFYAGTARVPHAFARGDIDRFSWDSAWWAYNVVSNLTYNTYSRIMPEVAAAQTEAEDAVFAMLPAVEETAARLYQQDPELAKRFLTTFSVSTAEGMLERWKELGIQILTTFNDGYVRTQEEGTRAVGYPEAWLRRVIEENPEQFRVPDWGQASED, encoded by the coding sequence TTGAAAACCAGATTTCTCGTCGTCATTACAGCCACGATCCTCGTCCTGCCCGGCCTGCTCCAGTCCGCGCTGGCCTGCACCAACATTCTGGTCAGCAAGGGCGCTTCGGCGGACGGCTCGGTCATGATCTCCTACTCTGCCGACTCCGGCGGGTCGCTCGCCCACCTGATCTACCTTCCGGCAGCCGAACACGAGGAAGGTGAGTGGGCCGAGGTGAAGACCTGGGAGCGCGAGTCCGATCCGGCCAGGGTCAGGCAGGTGGCCCGAACCTACGCCGTTTTCAACCTGATGAACGAGCACCAGCTGACCATCGGCGAGACCACCAACGGCGGCCGCAAGGAGCTGCGCAACAAGGACGGCGGGCTGCACTACTCGGAGCTCATCACGCTGGCTCTCCAGCGATGCAGGACCGCTCGCGAAGCGGTGCTCACCATCGCCGCGCTTGCTGAGGAGTACGGCTATCGCGACAGCGGCGAGACCTTCTCCATCGCCGACCCGAAGGAGGTCTGGATGATGGACATCGTCGGCAAGGGGCCCGGCGTCACGGGCGTCATCTGGGTTGCCGCCCGCGTCCCCGACGGCTACATCTCGGCCCACGCCAACATGAGCCGCATTTCCACCTTCCCGATGGACGATCCCGACAACTGGCTCTACGCGCCCGACGTGGTCGAATTCGCGATCGAGAAGGGATACTACGATCCTGACTCGGGCGAGCCGTTCAGCTATCGCGAGGCGTACCACCCGCTCGACCCGATCGGGATGCGTGTCTGCATGGCGCGAGTCTGGTCGGTGTATCGCCGCGCCGCGCCCTCACAGGACTTTGGCGACGATTACCACCGGGGCGTCGAGGGCTCGGAGGACTATCCGCTGTTCATCAAGCCCGACAAGAAGCTGGCCGTGCGCGATGTGATGGCCCTCATGCGCGACCACTTCGAAGGAACGCCTTACGACATGACCCAGGGTCTCGACGCAGGTCCGTTCGCCTGCCCCTATCGATGGCGCGGGCTGACCTGGGAGGTGGACGACGTCAAGTACGTGTGGGAACGTCCCATCTCCAGCCAACAGGCCGGATTCGTGATGGTGACCCAAAGCCGCGACTGGCTGCCTGATCCGATCGGTGGGGTCTACTGGTACACGCCCGACGACTGCTTCACCACCCCGTTCACACCCTTCTACGCCGGAACCGCCCGGGTACCCCACGCCTTCGCGCGGGGTGACATCGACCGGTTTTCCTGGGACTCCGCCTGGTGGGCATACAACGTCGTATCGAACCTGACCTACAACACCTACTCCCGCATCATGCCCGAGGTGGCCGCGGCGCAGACAGAGGCCGAGGATGCCGTCTTCGCGATGTTGCCGGCCGTGGAGGAAACCGCCGCCAGGCTTTACCAGCAGGATCCCGAGCTGGCAAAGAGATTCCTGACCACCTTCAGCGTGAGCACCGCAGAAGGGATGCTCGAGCGCTGGAAAGAGCTCGGTATTCAGATTCTAACCACCTTCAACGACGGCTACGTGCGCACCCAAGAGGAGGGCACCCGGGCCGTTGGATATCCCGAGGCATGGTTGCGGAGGGTGATCGAGGAGAACCCCGAACAGTTCCGGGTACCCGACTGGGGTCAGGCAAGCGAGGACTGA